One window of the Rhipicephalus sanguineus isolate Rsan-2018 chromosome 4, BIME_Rsan_1.4, whole genome shotgun sequence genome contains the following:
- the LOC119391562 gene encoding uncharacterized protein LOC119391562, protein MDVVAFSEVHCLLKILRPALHDRGNPMELYDEEQFHACYRFTKSAVQQLKAMLLLQESRDDRGQPVPPMLQLQMALRFYGAGTFQTATAVQVRILQSTVCRAVGKVTLLIAEHLNLLLVRFPQSARFPEVLWDFYVVAALLGVTGCINCSHMCIKSPSGENMEV, encoded by the coding sequence ATGGATGTAGTAGCATTTTCTGAGGTGCATTGCCTGCTGAAGATTCTGCGACCTGCATTACATGACAGAGGAAATCCGATGGAGTTGTACGACGAGGAACAATTCCACGCTTGCTACAGGTTTACCAAGAGCGCTGTGCAGCAGCTTAAGGCTATGTTGCTTCTCCAAGAAAGCAGGGACGACAGAGGACAGCCTGTGCCTCCCATGCTACAGCTGCAGATGGCACTCAGGTTTTATGGCGCTGGCACATTTCAGACAGCCACCGCGGTTCAGGTCCGCATTCTTCAGTCGACGGTGTGCCGTGCAGTTGGAAAAGTGACTCTGCTCATCGCAGAGCACCTGAACTTGTTGTTGGTACGCTTCCCACAATCGGCAAGATTTCCTGAAGTTTTGTGGGACTTTTATGTAGTGGCCGCATTGCTTGGCGTAACCGGGTGCATCAACTGCTCGCACATGTGCATTAAAAGCCCCAGCGGTGAAAACATGGAAGTCTGA